The DNA window GGGAGGCGATGATGCGCTCGGGGTCGCTCGCAGGTCCGCGGCTCCCGCCGTCGCCGTTCGCGACGGTGGGCGAGGCGCTCGCGGCGGCGGCGGGGACGCGCGAGCGGCTGGTCCTCGTCGACGCGGGCGAGCAGGAGCAGGTGTTCTCGTGGGCCGAGGTGCGGAGCCGGGCTCGACGCGCGGCCGCGGCGCTGGCGCGCATGGGGGTGATCTCGGGCGATCGGGTCGCCATCATCCTGCCGACGTCGATCGGGTTCATGGATGCGTTCTTCGGCGCGCTGCTCGCCGGCGCGACGCCGGTGCCGCTGTACCCTCCGGTGCGGCTCGGGCGTCTCGACGAGCATCTGCGGGCGACGGCACGGATGATCAAGGCTGCCGGCGCGGCGGTGGTGGTGACCGACAACCGGATGCGCTTGCTGCTCGGGCCCGCGCTCGCCGAGGCGCGCCCGCCGCTCGGGAGCGCGTCCGTGGACGATCTCTTGCGGATCACCAGCGAGTTCGAGGCACCTCACGACGCCGAGGCGCTGGCGCTGATCCAGTTCTCCTCGGGCTCCACGGTGGACCCGAAGCCGGTGGCGCTCCGGCAGCGTCACATCGCGGCGCAGATCACGGCCCTGATGGAGGAGATGCCGCTCCCCCGAGGCGAGGGCAACACGGGCGTCTCGTGGTTGCCGCTGTACCACGACATGGGTCTCATCGGCTGTCTGCTCTCGGCGCTGTACTACCGGGGTTCGCTGGTGCTGGTGCCCCCCGAGCTGTTCCTCGCGCGGCCGGTGCTCTGGCTGCGCGCGCTGTCGCGTCATCGGGGGCTCATCTCGCCGGCGCCGAGCTTCGCGTACAGCCTGTGCTTGCGGCGGGTGCGGGACGAGGATCTCGTCGGCGTGGATCTGTCGGGCTGGGAGCACGCGCTCTGTGGCGCCGAGCCGGTGTCGCTGCCGGCGCTGCGCGGGTTCGCCGAGCGGTTCGCGCGCTGGGGGTTCCGGAAAGAGGCGCTGCGGCCGGTGTACGGGCTGGCGGAGGCGTCGCTGGCGGTGACGTTCTCCCCTGCCGGCGAGGGGGTGCGCGCGATCGGCGTGGATCCGCAGGTGCTCGCCGCGGAGGGGCATGTGGTGCCCGGGGAGCACGAGCTCGCCTCGGTGGGGCGTCCGGTGGCCGGGTTCGAGGTGGAGGTGCGCGACGAGGAGGGGCACCGGCTGCCGGAGCGGCACGTGGGGCTCGTGTTCGCGCGGGGGCCGTCGGTGATGGATGGCTACTACCGCGCGCCAGAGGCGACGGCGAAGGCGCTGGACGGCGAAGGGTGGCTCGACACGGGTGACCTCGGGTTCCTCGCCGACGGGGCCCTGTACGTCACCGGGCGCGCCAAGGATGTGGTGATCATCCGCGGAGCGAACCACGCGCCGCAGGCGTTCGAGGCGTGCCTGCTCGATGTGGAGGGTCTGCGGGAAGGGTGCGCCGTGGCGCTGGGCTTCACGCCGCCCGAGGGGGCCGAGGAGGCGCTGCTCGTGCTGACCGAGCGGGCACGGGACGAGCGGGGGGACGACGCGGCGCTGGAGGCGCGGGCACGCACGGCGATCGCCGAGGCGACGGGGGTGCGTCCACACACGGTGGTGTTGCTCCCGCCGGGCGCGCTCCCACGCACCAGCAGCGGCAAGCTTCGTCGGCGGGAGGCGCTGCGGCGGTTCCTCGCCGGAGAGCTGGGCGCGCCGGCGCCGACGGGGCCGTTGCGCCTCGCGCTCGCGGCGGCGCGCGGGGCGATCGCGCTGGCGCGCGCCAGGCGCTGGCCGTGATCCGCTGTGACGTCGCCATCGTGGGCGGCGGACCTGCCGGGCTCTCGGTGGCGATCGCGGCCGCGGCGCGCGGGCTCCGCGCGGTGGTGCTGGAGCGCGGCGCGCTGCCCGTGGACAAGGCGTGTGGCGAGGGTCTGTTGCCGCTCGGCGTGGCGGCGCTCGAGCGCGCTGGCGCCCTGTCGCTGGTCGATCCGCGTGCGTGCGCGAAGCTCACGGGCATCCGCTACGTGCAGGAGGACGGGTCCACCGCCGAGGGGCGCCTGCCAGCGCCAGGAGGTCTGGGGATCCGACGCACGGCGCTCTCCGAGGCGCTGGCCCGGCGCGCGGTCGCGCTCGGCGCTGTGCTGCGCGCCTCGTGTCCGGCGCTCGCACATCGGCGGGTGGGGGGAAGGATGGAGATCACCACCCCGGAGGGGCTCGTCTCCGCGGGGCTGCTCGTCGCCGCCGATGGCCTCACGTCACGGGTGCGGCGCATCGAGCGGCTGGAGGCGGAGGCGCCGAGCGCGGCGCGTTCGTCAGCCGTATCGAGCGCGCCGCGCTTCGGCTTGAGGCGTCACTTCGACCTCCCGCCCTGGTCCTCGTTCGTGGAAGTCCATCTCACCGAGGGCGCCGAGGCGTACGTGACGCCGGTGGGCGCAGATCAGGTGGGTGTCGCCATGCTCTGGCGCGGGGACGGCGGTGCTTCCCCGCGGTACGACGAACTCCTGGCGCGCTTCCCACGGCTCGTGGCGCAGCTCCGCGGTGCAGCACCGACGTCGCGACTGCGCGGCGCGGGACCGTTCGCGCGCTCGGCGCGTGTGCGGGTGGCGGACCGTCTGGTGCTGGTGGGTGATGCGGCCGGCTACGTGGATGCGGTGACCGGCGAGGGGCTCTCGCTGGCACTGCGGTGTGCCGAGGCGCTCGGAGAGATCCTCCCTGCCGCGCTCGCGAGCGGCGCGACCCGGGAAGCGCTCTCGCCCTACGAGGAGGCCTTCCAGCACATCTTTCGCAAGTACGCGCTGGTCACGCACGGCCTCCTCCAGCTCGCCGCCCGCCCCTGGTTGCGCCGCCCCGCGGTGCGCTGGCTCGGTCGGAACCCGGGCATCTTCGAGGCGGTGCTGAGGCAGGTGGTGGCCTAGCGCGCGCTAGGCGTCGCGGCGGGAGCGGCGCTTCTGGAAGAGCTCGACCCCGAAGGCCAGGATGGTCGCCCCGATCAGCGCCGAGATGACGGGGATGCCTGCGATCCTCGGGCCGAGGGGGCCGATCAGCAGGGTGCCCAGCCAGCTACCGAGCAGACCCGCGCCGATCGCGCCGAGCCAGCCGTAGGGAAGGTCCCCAGGAACGATGCGGTCTGCCAGCCACCCCACCGCGGCGGCGACCGCCAGGGTCACCAGCAAGCCGAAGAGGCTGAAGGTCAACCAGATACCCACCACGGCGACCGCCAGCATGGTCGCTCCGACGACGAGAGCTTGCATCGTTCGCTCCTCCGTTTCGCAAAAAGATTGGGCCTCCCCGCTCCTCGATCAAGCGGCTCAGTCCTTCTTTTGTGTCTCCTCGCGGATCTTGTCACCCGCCTCTTCCATCTTTTCCCCGGCTTTCTCGACGCCTTCCTCGACCTTGTCGCCCGCTTTTTTCGCACCCTCCTCGATCTTGTCGCCAGCCTTGTCGAGGTCCTGCTCGACGGCGTCCGGCGTCTTCGGCTCTTCCTGGGATCGGCAAGCAGAGAGCAGTGCGACAGGGACGACGAGCAGAAAACACGCGAGCTTTCTCATGGGCGGACTTGCTTTCCAATGAGCGTGCCAACCTCGCGCGAGCACGGACGGGACACCTGACCGGGGGCGCGACGGCTCCTGGCCGGCGGCGGAGGAACGAGGGGAAGGCGATCGAGCGCCATCAGGGGGCGGCGCGCACGAGTGGGGCCGCGAGCGCGTCGGCGAGCGGGTCGCCGAGGTGGGCGGCGTCGTTCCACACGACGAGGCGCAAGGCGCCGGTCTCCCGCCGCTCGAAGACGCACACGGCGGTGTTCGTGGGGACCTGGAACTGGCGCATGCGTCCGGTGGGTACGCCCAGGGCCAGGGCCGTGAAGGTCTTGATCGCTGCACCGTGAGAGACGACGGCCGCCGCGCCACCTCGATGCAGGTCGGCGATGCGGTCGATGGCGCCGACGATGCGCGCGCCGAGCTCCGCGTACGTTTCGCCGCCGCCGCGTCGGACGTCGTCACCCCGTTGCCACGCCGCGTACTCCTCCGCGTAGCGCGTCTCGACCTCGCGGGACGACAGGCCCTGCCAGGCGCCGAGGTTCACCTCGCGCAGCGAGGGGTCGGTGATGGGGACGAGAGAGAGTGCCTCTCCGAGGATGGATGCCGTCTCGTGCGCGCGCTGGAGATCGGAGGCGTAGATCGCGTCGAGGTGGACGCGGGTGTGCACCAGTCGGGCGGCGAGCCGCGCGGCTTGCTCTCGCCCGCGTTCGTTCAAGCCGTGACCTGCGTGGCCCTGGAAGACCTGGCGCTGGTTGTCGTCGGTCTGACCGTGGCGGATCAACACGAGCTTCGTGGCGGTCATGGTGCCCATGTACCACGGGCGATGGATCCGTCAGGTGTGTGCGTCGTCGGCCGTGGAGGGAAGGGAGGATCACGCGTGAAGGTGGGAGTCGGCCCCGCGGACGCTCACACGTGAGGGGCGATGCTGCTCGTGCCGCGCGGCGGCGTTCACGCGATGGCAAGCGACGGTGAGCGGCGGTGCTCTCGTCGGACGGCGCTGGGGTGGTGTACCGAGGTGCTCACCTCGGGTCGCATGTGCAGGGGTCGTGGGAGCGAGCGATGCGCACGAGCTGGCGCGACCCTCCGCTACGTCGCTCTGCGTCAAGCCGCGTCAAGCCGCGAAATCCTGCAGGCGGCAGTGGATCTTGGGCGGCGATGGGTGATGCTAGGGCCCGAACCGGATCGAGGAGGTCGCATCATGGTGTACAGCCCGCCGAATACGTCTGGTGCCAAGGTCGCGTTCAAGTCGCGGTACGGGAACTTCATCGGAGGGGAGTGGCGAGAGCCCATCAAGGGGCAGTATTTCGAGAACATCACGCCGGTCACGGGAAAGCCGTTCTGCGAGGTCCCGCGCTCGACGGCGGAGGATGTCGAGAAGGCGCTCGACGCAGCGCACGGCGCAAAGGGTGCGTGGGGGAAGACCACGCCCGCCGAGCGCGCCAACATCCTCAACAAGATTGCGGATCGGATCGAGCAGAACCTGGAGACGCTCGCCGTCGCCGAGACGTGGGAGAACGGCAAGCCGGTGCGCGAGACGCTCGCGGCCGATCTGCCGCTCACCGTGGATCACTTCCGTTACTTCGCCGGTGTCATCCGCGCGCAGGAGGGAGGGATCTCGGAGATCGACGCGAACACGTACGCGTACCACTTCCACGAGCCGCTCGGCGTGGTCGGCCAGATCATCCCCTGGAACTTCCCGATCTTGATGGCGGCCTGGAAGCTCGCGCCCGCGCTCGCAGCGGGCAACGCGGTGGTGATCAAGCCCGCAGAGCAGACGCCCGCGTCCCTGCTGCTCTTGATGGAACTCGTGGGTGACCTGCTCCCCGCGGGCGTGGTGAACGTGGTGAACGGCTTCGGCGTGGAGGCGGGCAAGCCCCTCGCGTCCAGCCCGCGGATCGCCAAGGTGGCGTTCACCGGCGAGACGACGACGGGGCGCCTGATCATGCAGTACGCGAGCGAGAATCTGATCCCGGTCACGCTGGAGCTGGGCGGCAAGTCGCCGAACATCTTCTTCGAGGACGTGCTCGACAAGGACGACGACTACCTCCAGAAGGCGCTGGAGGGCTTCGGCATGTTCGCGCTGAACCAGGGCGAGGTGTGCACGTGCCCGTCACGCGCGCTCATCAGCGAGAAGATCTACGGGCAGTTCATCGAGCGCGCGGTGGACCGGGCGAAGAAGCACGTGCCAGGCAACCCGCTCGACCCGGCCACGACCGTCGGCGCGCAGGCGTCGCGTGATCAGCTGGAGAAGATCCTGAGCTACCTCGCGATCGGCAAGCAGGAGGGCGCGAAGGTGCTGCTCGGCGGCGAGCAGGCGAAGCTCTCGGGGGATCTCGAGGGTGGCTACTACGTGCAACCGACGGTGTTCCAGGGGCACAACAAGATGCGTGTGTTCCAGGAGGAGATCTTCGGGCCCGTGGTGAGCGTCACGAGCTTCAAGGACTACGACGACGCGATCGCCATGGCGAACGACACGCTCTACGGGCTCGGCGCCGGGGTGTGGACGCGCGACGGGACGCAAGCGTTCCGCGCGGGCCGCGCCATCCAGGCAGGCCGGGTGTGGACGAACTGCTACCACCACTACCCGGCGCACGCGGCGTTCGGGGGCTACAAGCATTCGGGCATCGGGCGAGAGAACCACGCGATGATGCTGCGGCACTACCAGCAGACGAAGAACCTGCTGGTGAGCTACGACCCGAAGCCGATGGGCTTCTTCTGATCGGAGGGATGGCGATGCCCGTCTCGCGCGTGACCGTCTCCCCTGCCGCCGCGGCGCTCATCCGAGAGCTGCACGGTGAGAACGGAGAGCTGCTGTTCCATCAGTCTGGCGGCTGCTGCGATGGCAGCGCGCCGATGTGCTACCCGCGCAAGGAGTTCCGTGTAGGCGGGCAGGACGTGCTGCTCGGCGAGATCGAGGGCTGCCCCGTCTACATCGGGGCAGCGCAGTTCGAGTACTGGAAGCACACGCAGATCGAGATCGACGTCGTCCCCGGTCGCGGGAGCGGGTTCTCCCTGGAAGCCCCCCGGGGGGTGCGTTTCCTCACGCGCTCCCGGATCTTCAGCGACGCCGAGCTGGCCGAGCTGGAGCAAGAAGGCCCACCCCCCCGCGGCCAGAGTCTTTGAAGCAGGGGCCTGGCGGCCCCTACGCTCCCGTTGGTCGCTACCCGCTCTCGTGGGTCGCTGCCGGCTGCACATGACCCATCCGACATCTCGGGAGAATCCGAGCCCGCTCGTCACGAGCCCAGCTCGCTCGGCAGAGTTACGCCCTGTCGTGCGTGGAGACGCATTTTCTTTTTGCGCATCTACCCATCCCCTGATGTATGTTCCCGCTCCCCTTTGGGGCACCTTGGAGAGGTGGCCGAGTGGCTGAAGGCACACGCTTGCTAAGCGTGCGATCGGGAAACTGATCCGCGGGTTCGAATCCCGCCCTCTCCGCAAACTGTCAGCGTGACGTGGAAGAGCGTCGGGAACGCTGGGGGAAGCGAGCTGGAGACGTCGCCTCCGAGGCCATCGGAGGGGGATCTCGCCGTGCTGGTGCATCGCGCCCGTCGGTGAACTGATGGAGAGCGGCCACCTCGTCGCGTCGGCGCTCCGCACGCATCAAGGCCGCGCAGCGCGTGGTCAGGACGAGGCCGCGCAGCGCGTGGTCAGGACGAGGCCGCGCAGCGCGTGGTCAGGAAAGCGTGGCGTGTCCGAGCGTGTCGATGGCCTGACGAGGCGCGCCGCTGCGGATCAGGCGACGCGTGAGCGCAGCAGCCGGCTCTGGAGGAACTGGTAGATGACCTTCACGGCGTCGAAGGAGCCGGCGGAGCTCTCCTTGATGACCTCGCTGACGGTGCGCGTGCCGTTCACCGCGGCAAGGACGAGCTGCTCGGCGCGGGTGAGCTTCTCCGAGCCGAGGGCCTCGCGGGCCATCTGGTCGACGACGACCACCGAGTCCCAGAGGATCGTGCCCTCCATCAGGCGCCACTCGTCGACGCGGCGGAAGCCTTCGAGCAAGAGCGCGGAGATGCCCAGGCCGAGCCGCGCGGCCTCGGCTTCGGGGCGGAAGTCTTCGCGGGTGAAGGTGAAGCGGCCGTAGGGCCAGCGGAGCATCTCGTAGACCAGCTCACTGGACTGCCGCGTCAGCGCGTCGATCAGGTCTTCCTTCTTCGCGAGGCCCGCGTCGACGATGGCCTGACCCACGGGGGCGCCGTACTTGCGCTCCTTCAGCACCTTGTCGAGCTGCTCGCGCGTGACCAGGCCGCGCTCGATGAAGTAGCGGCCGAGCCGGAATTCGTCGGCCGTCCCGCGCGAGGCCACGTAGTCGACGAGGCCCTGCCGCACGAAGATGGTCACCGTCATCTTGCTGTTGAAGACGCGGAGCACGCCACTCTGGCGCTGGAGCTGGAGGAGCTGCAGCACCTCGGCGAGGGGGACGGCCGAGATGTCGCCGCTCATGACCTCCTTGAGGTCCTGGCCCGGATCGACGTCCCGGAGGGCCCGGGAGAGCTGCGCCACCACGTCCGGGGTCATCGCCGAGGCGATGGCTTGCATGAGGCCGGCCTCCGAGCTGCGGGCCTCGGGCGGCACGGAGAGCAGGGCCGGGGTGAGCACCGTCGCGAGCTGGTGGGCGAGTTCGATGCCGGCGCGCTGCTTGAGCTGCCGCGGCATCATGCTCGGGCGGATGCTCTCGGCGATGGTGTCCTCGTCGGGCATCGCCTGGCCTTCGGGGACGGGGCGGGCGCGGCCTTCGGCCGTCTTGGCCAGCGCGCCCTCGACCACCGCCACCAGGGCGCGGGCGTCGAAGGGCTTGGTGATCGCGTCGACGGCGCCCGTCTGCTGGACGAACTGGCCGCGGATCTTGTCGCCCTTGGCGCTCATCAGCACCACCGGCAGGTTCCGGTGGGCGGGGTTCGAGCGCAGCTCCCGGCAGAAGGCGTAGCCGTTCATGCGGGGCATCACGAAGTCGAGCAGGACGAGGTCGAACTTCGGGCCCTTCTTGATCTGCTCGATGCCGGCGAGGCCGTCGCGGGCCACGAACGGCTCGTAGCCATGGCGTGACAGGATCGCGCTGACGACCTTGAGGATCGTCGGACTGTCATCGACCACGAGGACGCGCGCCTGGGTATCCATGGCGGAAACCGGAGCTACCCTACCAGAAGTGCTCGGGCTGGAACCAGAAAGCCCCGACGAAAAGGCCGATGCGCGGATCCCCGGGCGCCGGGCGTCAGGCCTTCACTCTTCGCAAAGTTCTTTGGCTTCGAGCGCGGCGAGGGCGAGGGCGCAGTCGGAACCCGGTGGATCCTGCGTCCCGTCGGTGAAATCTGGCGGGGCGATGCAGGTGCGGGTGGTGATGAAGATCTCGTCGAAGGCCGAGTGCCAGCAGCGCGGTTCGTTGCAAGGCTCGGGCTCGGGGCCGTTGAGAACGTCGACCAGCCGGGAGGGCCCGAGGCACTCCTCGTCGGGATCATACTGCTGCGCCATGAAGCCGTAGGGCTGGAGGGCCGGCTCGCACGCGAGGAGGCCGAGGGAGCACAGCACGACGAGGAGGGGGGGCCGCATGGCGCTCAGCCGGGGTTCTGGAAGGTGCTCTTCACCTGCAGCTCGGCGAGCTGGGCTGCGTCGACGACCACCGGCGCGCCGGTGAGCTGGTCGGTTCCCTGGTTGGTCTTGGGGAAGGGGATCACGTCGCGAAGGGTCGGCGCGCCCGTGAGGAGCATGGCGGTCCGGTCCATGCCGAGGGCGATGCCGCCGTGGGGCGGCGCGCCGCTGCGGAGCGCGTCGAGGAGGAAGCCGAACTTTTCGCGGGCCTCCTCGTCGTCGATGCCCAGGGTCTTGAAGACGCGGGCCTGGACGTCGGGGTCGTGGAGCCGGATGGAGCCGCCGCCGATCTCGAAGCCGTTGAGCACGAGGTCGTAGCGGTAGCACTCGACGCGGGCCGGGTCGCTCTCGAGCAGCGGGATGTGCTCGTCGACGGGGCGGGTGAAGGCGTGGTGCGCGGCGGCCCAGCGGCCGGTGTCCTCGTCGTGCTCGAAGAGCGGGGGGTTCGTGACCCAGAGCAAGCGCCACTGGTCGCCGTGGCCGTACTCGGGGATGAGGCCCATCCTCTTGGCGATGTCGACGCGGAGCTTGGCCATGACGGTGTGCACGACCGCGGTCTTGCCGAACTGGAAGCAGATGACGTCGCCAGCCTTGGCGCCGACGGCCTCGTTGATTTTCTGCCGCGCCTCGGGGGTGATGGACTTGGCGAGCGGCGACTGGGTCCAGGAGCCGTCCTCCGCGACCTTGGCGCGGGCGAGGCCCTTGAAGCCCTTGATCTCCTTGAGGCCGCGCTCCAGCTCTTCGAGCTGGGGGCGCGAGAAGTTGGCGCTCGCCGGGATGACGAGGGCCTTGACGATCTCGGCGGGGACCTCGCGCCGGTACTGTCCCCCGCTGAACTTCTGCGCGATGTCGGCCCAGAAGGAGACGCCGCCGCCACCTTGCTCGATGATCAGCTCGGTGAGGTCGGTGTGCTCCAGGCCGAAGCGGAGGTCGGGCTTGTCGTTGCCGTAGCGGGCCATGGACTCGGCGAAGGGCAGCCGGGGGAAGTGGCCGTCCGGGTAGAGCGCGCGCAGGTCCTTCTTCAGCACGTCCTCGAAGATGGAGAAGACGAGGCCCTCGATGAGGGAGAAGACGTCGTCCTGGTTCACGAACGACAGCTCGACGTCGATCTGGGTGAACTCGGGCTGCCGGTCGAGGCGGAGGTCCTCGTCGCGGAAGCACTTCACGATCTGGAAGTAGCGGTCGAAGCCGGCGACCATGAAGAGCTGCTTGTAGAGCTGGGGGCTCTCCGCGAGCGCGTAGAACTTGCCTGGGGACAGGCGCGAAGGGACGAGGAAGTTGCGCGCGCCGCCGGGCGTGTACTTCACGAGGAAGGGGGTCTCGAGTTCGAGACACCCCTGGTCCGAGAGGTAGTTCCGGGTGACACGGTTGATGTCGTGGCGCATGCGCAGGGTGCGCTGGAGCGAGGTGCGCCGCAG is part of the Chondromyces crocatus genome and encodes:
- a CDS encoding AMP-binding protein — its product is MMRSGSLAGPRLPPSPFATVGEALAAAAGTRERLVLVDAGEQEQVFSWAEVRSRARRAAAALARMGVISGDRVAIILPTSIGFMDAFFGALLAGATPVPLYPPVRLGRLDEHLRATARMIKAAGAAVVVTDNRMRLLLGPALAEARPPLGSASVDDLLRITSEFEAPHDAEALALIQFSSGSTVDPKPVALRQRHIAAQITALMEEMPLPRGEGNTGVSWLPLYHDMGLIGCLLSALYYRGSLVLVPPELFLARPVLWLRALSRHRGLISPAPSFAYSLCLRRVRDEDLVGVDLSGWEHALCGAEPVSLPALRGFAERFARWGFRKEALRPVYGLAEASLAVTFSPAGEGVRAIGVDPQVLAAEGHVVPGEHELASVGRPVAGFEVEVRDEEGHRLPERHVGLVFARGPSVMDGYYRAPEATAKALDGEGWLDTGDLGFLADGALYVTGRAKDVVIIRGANHAPQAFEACLLDVEGLREGCAVALGFTPPEGAEEALLVLTERARDERGDDAALEARARTAIAEATGVRPHTVVLLPPGALPRTSSGKLRRREALRRFLAGELGAPAPTGPLRLALAAARGAIALARARRWP
- a CDS encoding NAD(P)/FAD-dependent oxidoreductase → MIRCDVAIVGGGPAGLSVAIAAAARGLRAVVLERGALPVDKACGEGLLPLGVAALERAGALSLVDPRACAKLTGIRYVQEDGSTAEGRLPAPGGLGIRRTALSEALARRAVALGAVLRASCPALAHRRVGGRMEITTPEGLVSAGLLVAADGLTSRVRRIERLEAEAPSAARSSAVSSAPRFGLRRHFDLPPWSSFVEVHLTEGAEAYVTPVGADQVGVAMLWRGDGGASPRYDELLARFPRLVAQLRGAAPTSRLRGAGPFARSARVRVADRLVLVGDAAGYVDAVTGEGLSLALRCAEALGEILPAALASGATREALSPYEEAFQHIFRKYALVTHGLLQLAARPWLRRPAVRWLGRNPGIFEAVLRQVVA
- a CDS encoding GlsB/YeaQ/YmgE family stress response membrane protein, coding for MQALVVGATMLAVAVVGIWLTFSLFGLLVTLAVAAAVGWLADRIVPGDLPYGWLGAIGAGLLGSWLGTLLIGPLGPRIAGIPVISALIGATILAFGVELFQKRRSRRDA
- a CDS encoding histidine phosphatase family protein, coding for MTATKLVLIRHGQTDDNQRQVFQGHAGHGLNERGREQAARLAARLVHTRVHLDAIYASDLQRAHETASILGEALSLVPITDPSLREVNLGAWQGLSSREVETRYAEEYAAWQRGDDVRRGGGETYAELGARIVGAIDRIADLHRGGAAAVVSHGAAIKTFTALALGVPTGRMRQFQVPTNTAVCVFERRETGALRLVVWNDAAHLGDPLADALAAPLVRAAP
- the exaC gene encoding acetaldehyde dehydrogenase ExaC — encoded protein: MVYSPPNTSGAKVAFKSRYGNFIGGEWREPIKGQYFENITPVTGKPFCEVPRSTAEDVEKALDAAHGAKGAWGKTTPAERANILNKIADRIEQNLETLAVAETWENGKPVRETLAADLPLTVDHFRYFAGVIRAQEGGISEIDANTYAYHFHEPLGVVGQIIPWNFPILMAAWKLAPALAAGNAVVIKPAEQTPASLLLLMELVGDLLPAGVVNVVNGFGVEAGKPLASSPRIAKVAFTGETTTGRLIMQYASENLIPVTLELGGKSPNIFFEDVLDKDDDYLQKALEGFGMFALNQGEVCTCPSRALISEKIYGQFIERAVDRAKKHVPGNPLDPATTVGAQASRDQLEKILSYLAIGKQEGAKVLLGGEQAKLSGDLEGGYYVQPTVFQGHNKMRVFQEEIFGPVVSVTSFKDYDDAIAMANDTLYGLGAGVWTRDGTQAFRAGRAIQAGRVWTNCYHHYPAHAAFGGYKHSGIGRENHAMMLRHYQQTKNLLVSYDPKPMGFF
- a CDS encoding DUF779 domain-containing protein codes for the protein MPVSRVTVSPAAAALIRELHGENGELLFHQSGGCCDGSAPMCYPRKEFRVGGQDVLLGEIEGCPVYIGAAQFEYWKHTQIEIDVVPGRGSGFSLEAPRGVRFLTRSRIFSDAELAELEQEGPPPRGQSL
- a CDS encoding DUF4388 domain-containing protein, with product MDTQARVLVVDDSPTILKVVSAILSRHGYEPFVARDGLAGIEQIKKGPKFDLVLLDFVMPRMNGYAFCRELRSNPAHRNLPVVLMSAKGDKIRGQFVQQTGAVDAITKPFDARALVAVVEGALAKTAEGRARPVPEGQAMPDEDTIAESIRPSMMPRQLKQRAGIELAHQLATVLTPALLSVPPEARSSEAGLMQAIASAMTPDVVAQLSRALRDVDPGQDLKEVMSGDISAVPLAEVLQLLQLQRQSGVLRVFNSKMTVTIFVRQGLVDYVASRGTADEFRLGRYFIERGLVTREQLDKVLKERKYGAPVGQAIVDAGLAKKEDLIDALTRQSSELVYEMLRWPYGRFTFTREDFRPEAEAARLGLGISALLLEGFRRVDEWRLMEGTILWDSVVVVDQMAREALGSEKLTRAEQLVLAAVNGTRTVSEVIKESSAGSFDAVKVIYQFLQSRLLRSRVA
- the aspS gene encoding aspartate--tRNA ligase, which translates into the protein MSRFIDELKRTHRCGDLRASDIGNEVVLFGWVGSRRDHGGCVFIDIRDREGIAQLVFDPEYAKADIWTARRGTAIADAELCHVKEAHHLAEQVRGEWVIGVRGIVVSRGANKNPKLPTGEVEVIVIEAVVFNRAETPPFEITDDLDTREEIRLANRYIDLRRTSLQRTLRMRHDINRVTRNYLSDQGCLELETPFLVKYTPGGARNFLVPSRLSPGKFYALAESPQLYKQLFMVAGFDRYFQIVKCFRDEDLRLDRQPEFTQIDVELSFVNQDDVFSLIEGLVFSIFEDVLKKDLRALYPDGHFPRLPFAESMARYGNDKPDLRFGLEHTDLTELIIEQGGGGVSFWADIAQKFSGGQYRREVPAEIVKALVIPASANFSRPQLEELERGLKEIKGFKGLARAKVAEDGSWTQSPLAKSITPEARQKINEAVGAKAGDVICFQFGKTAVVHTVMAKLRVDIAKRMGLIPEYGHGDQWRLLWVTNPPLFEHDEDTGRWAAAHHAFTRPVDEHIPLLESDPARVECYRYDLVLNGFEIGGGSIRLHDPDVQARVFKTLGIDDEEAREKFGFLLDALRSGAPPHGGIALGMDRTAMLLTGAPTLRDVIPFPKTNQGTDQLTGAPVVVDAAQLAELQVKSTFQNPG